From the genome of Mustela lutreola isolate mMusLut2 chromosome 16, mMusLut2.pri, whole genome shotgun sequence, one region includes:
- the CLDND2 gene encoding LOW QUALITY PROTEIN: claudin domain-containing protein 2 (The sequence of the model RefSeq protein was modified relative to this genomic sequence to represent the inferred CDS: inserted 1 base in 1 codon), with the protein MGVKRSLQSGGTLLGFLAKILTIFSTTTNYWIRYPGGHSGLWQECNGGTCSNIPCQTMLAVTGACMVLXGIGCLVMGLRILCHEGDSRGQTTSGIFFLYGLLLLIALTGYTVKNARKNDVFFSWSCFSGWLALPFSILAGFCFLLADRVLQSTDALSGFPVCL; encoded by the exons ATGGGCGTGAAGCGGAGCCTCCAGAGCGGGGGCACCTTGCTAGGCTTCTTGGCCAAAATCCTCACGATTTTCTCCACTACCACCAACTACTGGATCCGCTACCCCGGGGGCCATAGTGGCTTGTGGCAGGAGTGTAATGGTGGCACCTGCTCTAACATCCCCTGCCAGA ccatgCTGGCGGTGACAGGGGCGTGCATGGTGC GCGGCATCGGGTGTTTGGTGATGGGGCTGAGGATCCTATGCCACGAGGGCGACTCACGGGGCCAGACTACGAGCGGCATCTTCTTCCTCTACG GCctgctgctgctgattgccttGACAGGCTATACAGTGAAGAACGCGCGGAAGAACGATGTCTTCTTCTCGTGGTCCTGTTTTTCGGGGTGGCTGGCTTTACCCTTCTCTATTCTCG CTGGCTTCTGCTTTCTGCTGGCGGACAGGGTCTTGCAGAGCACGGATGCCCTCAGTGGATTCCCCGTGTGCTTGTGA